A single window of Modestobacter italicus DNA harbors:
- a CDS encoding RNA polymerase sigma factor: MSSPSRSRTVAARASASTQSTASVTAAAKKAPAKKAPAKKAAARKPTIAPSPGAGEGTVLTAVAGDGTAVAVVEGPEGLKLDETVVTGKDGVAVAETDEGDEKSGDFEWDDEEESEALRQARKDAELTASADSVRAYLKQIGKVALLTAEEEVDLAKRIEAGLYGAERLRQVEEEGQKLSPQMRRDLNWIVRDGERAKNHLLEANLRLVVSLAKRYTGRGMAFLDLIQEGNLGLIRAVEKFDYTKGYKFSTYATWWIRQAITRAMADQARTIRIPVHMVEVINKLGRIQRELLQDLGREPTPEELAKEMDITPDKVLEIQQYAREPISLDQTIGDEGDSQLGDFIEDSEAVVAVDAVSFTLMQDQLTSVLQTLSEREAGVVRLRFGLTDGQPRTLDEIGQVYGVTRERIRQIESKTMSKLRHPSRSQVLRDYLD; this comes from the coding sequence GTGAGCAGTCCGAGTCGCAGCCGGACGGTCGCCGCCCGTGCCAGCGCTTCGACGCAGTCCACCGCCTCGGTGACCGCCGCAGCCAAGAAGGCCCCGGCCAAGAAGGCCCCGGCGAAGAAGGCCGCCGCCCGCAAGCCGACGATCGCCCCCTCCCCGGGCGCCGGCGAGGGCACCGTGCTGACCGCCGTCGCCGGTGACGGGACCGCCGTCGCCGTCGTCGAGGGCCCCGAGGGGCTCAAGCTCGACGAGACCGTCGTCACCGGCAAGGACGGCGTCGCCGTCGCCGAGACCGACGAGGGCGACGAGAAGAGCGGCGACTTCGAGTGGGACGACGAGGAGGAGTCCGAGGCGCTGCGCCAGGCGCGCAAGGACGCCGAGCTCACCGCCTCCGCCGACTCCGTCCGCGCCTACCTCAAGCAGATCGGCAAGGTCGCGCTGCTCACCGCCGAGGAGGAGGTCGACCTCGCCAAGCGGATCGAGGCCGGTCTCTACGGCGCCGAGCGGCTGCGCCAGGTCGAGGAGGAGGGCCAGAAGCTCTCCCCGCAGATGCGCCGCGACCTGAACTGGATCGTCCGTGACGGCGAGCGCGCCAAGAACCACCTGCTGGAGGCCAACCTCCGCCTGGTGGTCTCGCTGGCCAAGCGCTACACCGGCCGCGGCATGGCGTTCCTGGACCTGATCCAGGAGGGCAACCTCGGGCTCATCCGCGCGGTCGAGAAGTTCGACTACACCAAGGGCTACAAGTTCTCCACCTACGCCACCTGGTGGATCCGGCAGGCCATCACCCGCGCCATGGCCGACCAGGCCCGCACCATCCGCATCCCGGTGCACATGGTCGAGGTCATCAACAAGCTCGGCCGCATCCAGCGCGAGCTGCTCCAGGACCTGGGCCGCGAGCCCACCCCGGAGGAGCTGGCCAAGGAGATGGACATCACCCCGGACAAGGTGCTGGAGATCCAGCAGTACGCCCGGGAGCCGATCAGCCTCGACCAGACCATCGGCGACGAGGGCGACAGCCAGCTCGGTGACTTCATCGAGGACTCCGAGGCCGTCGTCGCCGTCGACGCGGTCAGCTTCACCCTGATGCAGGACCAGCTGACCAGCGTGCTGCAGACGCTGTCCGAGCGGGAGGCGGGCGTGGTCCGGCTGCGCTTCGGCCTCACCGACGGCCAGCCGCGCACGCTGGACGAGATCGGCCAGGTCTACGGGGTCACCCGGGAGCGGATCCGGCAGATCGAGTCCAAGACGATGTCCAAGCTGCGCCACCCCAGCCGCTCGCAGGTCCTGCGCGACTACCTGGACTAG
- a CDS encoding DUF7455 domain-containing protein, protein MSQMTQTLTTTPPTEDLVVPFHCDRCGALAKVRVVLPSGSDLVFCGHHAREYDSKLRDIAVDIIDTDGEARVSS, encoded by the coding sequence ATGAGCCAGATGACCCAGACGCTGACGACGACCCCGCCCACCGAAGATCTCGTCGTTCCCTTCCACTGCGACCGCTGCGGTGCTCTGGCCAAGGTGCGAGTGGTCCTCCCCAGTGGCAGCGACCTCGTCTTCTGCGGGCACCACGCCCGTGAGTACGACAGCAAGCTCCGTGACATCGCCGTCGACATCATCGACACAGACGGCGAGGCGCGCGTCTCCAGCTGA
- a CDS encoding VanW family protein — protein MPQDPPRDAADTVRLQPDGTIGRSRSAPPVPQPSGPAAPGPAPTAEQPAVEEPAAEPSDTQLIPPVPDEDPPVATAPDTAAREGSDTQVIGPAHDTDPPGDSAGPPGQPPAEAEAGGPWWRRRALLVPAAAVLALGVAYGVDLVAAGDHVPRGTVVAGVELGGLSPAAASDRLESDLAPRVVADRPLAADDVEGLLHPPDAGIALDVPRTVDTVDDQPLNPWTRLTSLFADRTVDPVLAVDRTSLDAQVEQLATTVDRAPVDATITLDGTTPSLVEPVDGRTLDRDGAADAITAAVASAADPASPVDLPVDVAPVRVERAEAQRVLDETVTPALAAPVTVAGADGADAVDVPESAIAASLTFTPQDDGTLAVAVDPTALQTAMGEEFATFGSPAQDARFEVSGDAISVVPSVDGQGIDPAQLAEQLLPVLDDPAPRSVTPTLGPVPAAFTTEQAQALGITEQVSTFTTNFTSSASGTNIRVVAEEVDGAVVKPGETFSLNDYTGPRGTAQGYVPAAVISGGELSQAVGGGISQFATTMFNAVFFAGLEDVYHKPHSFYISRYPAGREATVYEGAIDLQWRNDTDTGIYVQTEWVPGALTVTFWGTKHYEVESVSGPRRNLREPAVQDKVDDGNCTPQSGSTGFDITVTRVFKDPATGTELRREDFDTHYAAEAVIRCVPPADPAAGQPATTGTPAPATPAGRRPGARPADDVRARARRRRR, from the coding sequence ATGCCGCAGGACCCTCCCCGGGACGCCGCCGACACGGTGCGCCTGCAGCCGGACGGCACCATCGGCCGGAGCCGCAGCGCGCCGCCGGTGCCCCAGCCGTCCGGTCCTGCCGCGCCCGGGCCCGCACCGACGGCCGAGCAGCCCGCGGTCGAGGAGCCGGCGGCCGAGCCGTCGGACACCCAGCTGATCCCGCCCGTCCCGGACGAGGACCCGCCGGTGGCCACCGCGCCGGACACCGCCGCACGCGAGGGCTCGGACACCCAGGTGATCGGTCCCGCGCACGACACCGACCCGCCCGGCGACTCGGCGGGGCCCCCTGGACAGCCGCCGGCCGAGGCGGAGGCCGGTGGTCCGTGGTGGCGCCGGCGCGCGCTGCTCGTCCCCGCCGCCGCGGTCCTCGCGCTCGGGGTCGCCTACGGCGTCGACCTGGTCGCCGCCGGCGACCACGTCCCACGCGGCACGGTGGTGGCCGGCGTCGAGCTGGGCGGGCTCTCCCCCGCGGCGGCGTCCGACCGGCTGGAGAGCGACCTCGCGCCCCGGGTGGTCGCCGACCGGCCGCTGGCCGCCGACGACGTGGAGGGGCTGCTGCACCCCCCGGACGCCGGCATCGCGCTGGACGTGCCGCGCACCGTCGACACCGTCGACGACCAGCCGCTCAACCCGTGGACCCGGCTCACCTCGCTGTTCGCCGACCGCACCGTCGACCCGGTGCTGGCCGTCGACCGGACCTCGCTGGACGCCCAGGTCGAGCAGCTCGCCACCACGGTGGACCGCGCCCCGGTCGATGCCACGATCACCCTCGACGGCACCACGCCCTCGCTCGTCGAGCCCGTCGACGGCCGCACCCTGGACCGCGACGGCGCCGCCGACGCGATCACCGCGGCGGTCGCCTCCGCCGCCGACCCGGCCTCGCCGGTCGACCTGCCCGTCGACGTCGCGCCCGTGCGGGTCGAGCGGGCCGAGGCCCAGCGCGTGCTGGACGAGACGGTCACGCCGGCACTGGCCGCCCCGGTCACCGTCGCGGGGGCAGACGGCGCGGACGCCGTCGACGTCCCGGAGAGCGCGATCGCCGCCTCGCTGACCTTCACCCCCCAGGACGACGGCACTCTTGCGGTGGCTGTCGACCCGACGGCGCTGCAGACCGCGATGGGCGAGGAGTTCGCCACCTTCGGCTCCCCCGCGCAGGACGCCCGCTTCGAGGTGTCCGGCGACGCGATCTCCGTCGTGCCCTCGGTCGACGGTCAGGGGATCGACCCCGCCCAGCTGGCCGAGCAGCTGCTGCCGGTGCTCGACGACCCGGCGCCCCGCTCGGTGACCCCGACCCTCGGGCCGGTGCCCGCCGCGTTCACCACCGAGCAGGCGCAGGCGCTGGGCATCACCGAGCAGGTCAGCACCTTCACCACCAACTTCACCAGCTCCGCCAGCGGCACCAACATCCGGGTGGTGGCCGAGGAGGTGGACGGCGCGGTGGTGAAGCCGGGTGAGACCTTCAGCCTCAACGACTACACCGGCCCGCGCGGCACCGCCCAGGGGTACGTGCCGGCCGCGGTCATCAGCGGCGGCGAGCTCTCCCAGGCCGTCGGCGGCGGGATCAGCCAGTTCGCCACGACGATGTTCAACGCCGTCTTCTTCGCCGGCCTCGAGGACGTCTACCACAAGCCGCACAGCTTCTACATCAGCCGCTACCCGGCCGGCCGCGAGGCGACGGTCTACGAGGGCGCGATCGACCTGCAGTGGCGCAACGACACCGACACCGGCATCTACGTGCAGACCGAGTGGGTCCCCGGGGCGCTGACGGTGACCTTCTGGGGCACCAAGCACTACGAGGTCGAGTCGGTCAGCGGGCCGCGCCGCAACCTGCGGGAGCCGGCCGTCCAGGACAAGGTCGACGACGGCAACTGCACCCCGCAGTCGGGCTCGACCGGGTTCGACATCACCGTGACCCGGGTGTTCAAGGACCCGGCCACCGGGACCGAGCTGCGCCGTGAGGACTTCGACACCCACTACGCCGCGGAAGCGGTGATCCGCTGCGTCCCGCCGGCCGACCCCGCGGCGGGACAGCCGGCCACCACCGGCACCCCGGCACCGGCGACCCCGGCCGGACGCCGTCCCGGTGCCCGGCCTGCTGACGACGTCCGCGCCCGCGCCCGTCGTCGACGCCGCTGA
- a CDS encoding YihY/virulence factor BrkB family protein translates to MPAPVRVPLEVLGASLAKAWSDRILGLSAEAAFWQVLSVPPLLIGLLGSLGYLGDWIGADKVAEIENQLVTASAEALTPGVVADLVQPTLDDILNSGRLDVVSLGFLVSLWAGSSATATFINTGVIAYGQRDVRGPIATRLMALWLFICGLVAAVLTLPLLVLGRETLIDLLPTDWQGTGRILVNAVYWPLVVVGLVLVLTSFYHVMLPRRIPWHRHLPGAIFAVVFFVVAATVLRGYVADILTTALPYGALAAPIAALLFCFLLGMALLLGGELNATIEARWPAKRRRHDARRQARRAAKIELEAHKLGLRD, encoded by the coding sequence TTGCCGGCCCCGGTCCGGGTGCCGCTGGAGGTCCTCGGGGCCAGCCTGGCGAAGGCCTGGTCGGACCGGATCCTGGGGCTGTCCGCGGAGGCGGCCTTCTGGCAGGTCCTCTCGGTCCCGCCGCTGCTGATCGGGCTGCTGGGCTCGCTGGGCTACCTGGGTGACTGGATCGGCGCGGACAAGGTCGCGGAGATCGAGAACCAGCTGGTCACCGCCTCGGCCGAGGCGCTCACCCCCGGCGTGGTCGCCGACCTGGTGCAGCCGACGCTGGACGACATCCTCAACTCAGGCCGGCTCGACGTGGTCAGCCTGGGCTTCCTGGTGTCGCTGTGGGCCGGGTCCTCGGCGACCGCGACCTTCATCAACACCGGCGTCATCGCCTACGGGCAGCGGGACGTGCGCGGCCCCATCGCCACCCGGCTGATGGCGCTGTGGCTGTTCATCTGCGGTCTGGTGGCCGCCGTGCTGACCCTGCCCCTGCTGGTGCTGGGCCGGGAGACGCTGATCGACCTGCTGCCCACCGACTGGCAGGGCACCGGGCGCATCCTGGTCAACGCGGTGTACTGGCCGCTGGTCGTGGTCGGCCTGGTCCTGGTGCTGACCAGCTTCTACCACGTGATGCTGCCCCGGCGGATCCCCTGGCACCGGCACCTGCCGGGGGCCATCTTCGCCGTCGTCTTCTTCGTGGTCGCTGCCACCGTGCTGCGGGGCTACGTCGCCGACATCCTCACCACGGCACTGCCCTACGGCGCGCTCGCCGCCCCGATCGCGGCCCTGCTGTTCTGCTTCCTGCTCGGCATGGCGCTGCTGCTCGGCGGGGAGCTGAACGCCACGATCGAGGCCCGGTGGCCGGCGAAGCGCCGCCGGCACGACGCCCGCCGCCAGGCCCGCCGGGCCGCCAAGATCGAGCTCGAGGCCCACAAGCTGGGCCTGCGGGACTGA
- a CDS encoding DUF3039 domain-containing protein encodes MSSSDILERPDVRDADTGSANEVFHYVKKNKIAESAVMGTMVEALCGEVFPVTKTPKPGSPVCPACKEVYNQLRKE; translated from the coding sequence GTGAGCAGCAGCGACATCCTCGAGCGGCCGGACGTCCGCGACGCCGACACCGGCAGCGCCAACGAGGTCTTCCACTACGTGAAGAAGAACAAGATCGCCGAGAGCGCGGTCATGGGCACCATGGTCGAGGCGCTCTGCGGCGAGGTCTTCCCGGTCACCAAGACCCCCAAGCCCGGCAGCCCGGTCTGCCCGGCCTGCAAGGAGGTCTACAACCAGCTCCGCAAGGAGTAG
- a CDS encoding pseudouridine-5'-phosphate glycosidase, which translates to MQNSSQPATVPTSPAVPTAPVLSPEVADALATGRPVVALESTLLAHGLPRPENRKAADQVEDAVRAGGAVPATIAVLDGVPHVGLTAEQVDRVCADPELAKLGIRDLPIAAALGRSGATTVSSTALLAERTGIGVFATGGLGGVHRHASDTFDESADLTALSRTSLVVVCAGVKSILDVPATLERLESLSVTVVGYRTTQFPGFYVADSGSSVDWSVQTPAEAARVFAARRGLAPGAVVVANPLPVDQQLDAELHDRVIADALAAADAAGARGKDVTPFILGHLHEASGGASLEVNVRLVLRNAELAGQIAAELAALPR; encoded by the coding sequence GTGCAGAACTCCTCCCAGCCCGCGACGGTTCCCACCTCCCCGGCCGTGCCGACCGCCCCCGTCCTCTCCCCCGAGGTGGCCGACGCGCTCGCCACCGGCCGACCGGTCGTGGCGCTGGAGAGCACGCTGCTGGCCCACGGCCTCCCCCGCCCGGAGAACCGCAAGGCCGCGGACCAGGTCGAGGACGCCGTCCGGGCCGGCGGCGCGGTGCCGGCGACCATCGCCGTCCTGGACGGCGTCCCGCACGTCGGCCTGACCGCGGAGCAGGTCGACCGGGTCTGCGCCGACCCCGAGCTGGCCAAGCTGGGCATCCGGGACCTGCCGATCGCCGCCGCGCTGGGCCGCAGCGGGGCCACCACCGTGTCCAGCACCGCGCTGCTGGCCGAGCGGACCGGGATCGGCGTGTTCGCCACCGGCGGCCTGGGCGGCGTGCACCGGCACGCCAGCGACACCTTCGACGAGTCCGCCGACCTGACCGCGCTGTCCCGCACCTCGCTGGTCGTGGTGTGCGCCGGCGTGAAGTCGATCCTCGACGTCCCGGCCACCCTGGAGCGGCTGGAGTCGCTGTCGGTGACGGTCGTCGGCTACCGGACGACGCAGTTCCCCGGCTTCTACGTCGCCGACTCCGGGTCCTCGGTCGACTGGTCGGTCCAGACGCCGGCCGAGGCGGCCCGGGTCTTCGCCGCCCGCCGCGGGCTGGCCCCCGGCGCGGTCGTGGTGGCCAACCCGCTGCCGGTGGACCAGCAGCTGGACGCCGAGCTGCACGACCGGGTGATCGCCGACGCGCTCGCCGCCGCGGACGCCGCCGGGGCCCGCGGCAAGGACGTCACCCCGTTCATCCTGGGCCACCTGCACGAGGCCAGCGGCGGGGCCAGCCTGGAGGTCAACGTGCGGCTGGTGCTGCGCAACGCCGAGCTCGCCGGGCAGATCGCGGCCGAGCTCGCGGCGCTCCCCCGCTGA
- a CDS encoding carbohydrate kinase family protein: MTAPRVVVVGDVCTDVVALLAGEPAPGSDRPAAIATRGGGAGANVAAHLAALGTPVTLAGCVGDDLPGQALCRDLAEAGVTLAVRTLPGVPTGTIISLVEPGGERSMLADRGANLALRPGDVPVPPAGGHLHLSGYTLLDDGPRAAGLAALAAARAAGCTVSVDPASTGPLAGYGVDRWLADTAAATLLLPNADEARLLTGCTDPAEAARALADRHPVVVVSLGADGALWAAGDVLVHRPAHPADVVDTTGAGDAFTAGVLSLWSAAGGRPDPVAALEAGLQRAAAVVGRAGAR, encoded by the coding sequence GTGACCGCACCGCGGGTCGTCGTCGTCGGCGACGTCTGCACCGACGTGGTCGCCCTGCTCGCCGGGGAGCCGGCGCCGGGCTCGGACCGGCCCGCCGCGATCGCCACCCGCGGCGGCGGGGCCGGCGCGAACGTGGCCGCGCACCTGGCGGCGCTCGGGACGCCGGTGACGCTGGCCGGCTGCGTCGGCGACGACCTCCCCGGTCAGGCGCTGTGCCGGGACCTGGCCGAGGCCGGGGTGACTCTGGCGGTGCGCACCCTGCCCGGCGTCCCGACCGGCACGATCATCAGCCTGGTCGAGCCCGGCGGAGAGCGGAGCATGCTCGCCGACCGGGGCGCCAACCTGGCGCTGCGGCCCGGCGACGTCCCCGTGCCCCCGGCGGGCGGCCACCTGCACCTGTCCGGGTACACGCTGCTGGACGACGGCCCCCGGGCGGCCGGTCTGGCGGCGCTGGCCGCGGCGCGGGCGGCGGGGTGCACGGTGTCGGTCGACCCGGCGTCGACCGGGCCGCTGGCCGGCTACGGCGTCGACCGGTGGCTCGCCGACACCGCTGCGGCCACCCTGCTGCTGCCCAACGCGGACGAGGCACGGCTGCTCACCGGCTGCACCGACCCCGCCGAGGCGGCCCGGGCGCTGGCCGACCGGCACCCCGTCGTCGTGGTCAGCCTGGGGGCCGACGGCGCGCTGTGGGCCGCCGGGGACGTGCTGGTGCACCGGCCGGCGCACCCCGCCGACGTGGTGGACACGACCGGGGCGGGCGACGCCTTCACCGCCGGCGTGCTCTCGCTGTGGTCCGCCGCCGGGGGCCGGCCGGACCCCGTCGCGGCACTGGAGGCCGGGCTGCAGCGGGCCGCCGCCGTCGTGGGACGCGCGGGGGCCCGCTGA
- a CDS encoding DUF3099 domain-containing protein produces MASSQSSSRHDRREPLLITEAEPSQADQHAARKRRYSITMAIRGTSLVIAALTAQYSLWLMAVFAVLGTVLPWIAVVMANDRPPKKHLDPNRYRPPAPDRILESGSSSKARVIDM; encoded by the coding sequence GTGGCATCCAGCCAGTCCTCGAGCCGGCACGACCGACGCGAGCCCCTGCTCATCACCGAGGCGGAGCCGAGCCAGGCCGACCAGCACGCGGCCCGCAAGCGGCGCTACTCGATCACCATGGCGATCCGTGGCACGAGCCTGGTCATCGCCGCCCTGACCGCGCAGTACTCGCTGTGGCTGATGGCGGTCTTCGCCGTCCTCGGCACGGTGCTGCCGTGGATCGCGGTGGTCATGGCCAACGACCGGCCGCCGAAGAAGCACCTCGACCCCAACCGCTACCGGCCGCCGGCGCCCGACCGGATCCTGGAGTCGGGCAGCAGCAGCAAGGCCCGCGTCATCGACATGTGA
- a CDS encoding HhH-GPD-type base excision DNA repair protein codes for MPTLHLAQDDAADELLGRDPLALLLGMLLDQQFPMERAFAAPRLLADRLGVDTLSAAELAGCDPEVLQRHFQGPPALHRYPGSMAARAQDLARLLVERYDGRADALWSDVPDGATLLRRLGELPGFGAQKSKIFLALLGKQYGVTPPGWRAAAGDYGAEGSRRSVADITGPASLAEVRATKQQLKQAAKEAKAAAQG; via the coding sequence GTGCCGACCCTCCACCTCGCCCAGGACGACGCCGCCGACGAGCTGCTCGGCCGCGACCCGCTGGCCCTGCTGCTCGGCATGCTGCTGGACCAGCAGTTCCCGATGGAGCGGGCGTTCGCCGCCCCCCGCCTGCTCGCCGACCGGCTCGGTGTCGACACGCTGTCGGCCGCCGAGCTCGCCGGCTGCGATCCGGAGGTGCTGCAGCGGCACTTCCAGGGCCCGCCGGCGCTGCACCGCTACCCGGGGTCGATGGCCGCCCGCGCGCAGGACCTGGCCCGGCTGCTGGTGGAGCGCTACGACGGCCGCGCCGACGCGCTGTGGAGCGACGTCCCCGACGGCGCGACCCTGCTGCGCCGGCTGGGCGAGCTGCCCGGCTTCGGCGCGCAGAAGTCGAAGATCTTCCTGGCCCTGCTCGGCAAGCAGTACGGCGTCACGCCACCCGGCTGGCGCGCGGCGGCGGGGGACTACGGCGCCGAGGGCTCGCGCCGCTCGGTCGCCGACATCACCGGCCCGGCGTCGCTGGCCGAGGTGCGGGCCACGAAGCAGCAGCTCAAGCAGGCCGCCAAGGAGGCGAAGGCAGCCGCGCAGGGGTGA